The following proteins come from a genomic window of Sulfitobacter indolifex:
- a CDS encoding MaoC family dehydratase, translating into MRNEIDRAEMEAAVGRELGVSPWFMMDQARIDAFADVTEDHQFIHVDLVRAAETDFGGTVAHGMLTLSMMSGMAYGALPVMAGAKASINYGFDSVRFIAPVHSGKRIRGRFTLAEAQTRGRGDLMARFAATVEVEGAERPALKADWLVLYLF; encoded by the coding sequence ATGCGCAACGAGATTGACCGGGCAGAGATGGAAGCCGCCGTGGGCCGTGAGCTGGGTGTTTCGCCGTGGTTTATGATGGATCAGGCGCGGATCGACGCTTTTGCCGATGTGACCGAGGATCATCAGTTCATCCATGTCGATCTCGTCCGCGCCGCAGAAACCGATTTCGGCGGCACCGTGGCGCATGGGATGCTGACCCTGTCGATGATGTCGGGCATGGCCTATGGCGCGCTGCCGGTGATGGCGGGGGCGAAGGCGTCGATCAACTATGGGTTCGACAGCGTGCGGTTCATAGCGCCTGTGCATTCAGGCAAGCGTATCCGCGGGCGGTTCACATTGGCCGAGGCACAGACGCGAGGGCGCGGCGATCTGATGGCCCGTTTCGCGGCCACGGTTGAGGTCGAGGGCGCGGAGCGGCCCGCACTGAAGGCGGATTGGCTCGTGCTCTACCTGTTTTAG